The region CAACATCTCTAAGAATATTGGTTAATTGGTTCGCAATTCCTAGAGCAATAGCAGCTTTTGAGGTTTCAGGAGTTGGGAAATTTGGATTGGATTTATATGCAGCATCAATTCCTATTACACCTTGCGTCATTAACCCAACCGTTCCAGCAACGCGATAACAGTAGAGTTCAAGCTCTTCAAAGGTTTTATATCTGGTCTTATCCAGGTCCATTCTCTGGCCTTCAATCATGTCGATATAAGGTTGAATAGACTGAGGGAATTTTTGAAGAGTATCGTTTAAGACTGCATCTAGATCATCTTCACTATTACCAGCAAAAACTCTTTTTGTTTTGTCTTCCCATTTATTTAATCGATCTGATAACTCTTTTTTAGATTTTTTTTGAGCTTCAACGCTGTCCATCAGTTCATCTGTTCTTCGGCACCACACATAAATAGCCCAGATTGCTTTGCGTTTAGCAGGAGGCAGCAACATTGTGCCAAGGTAGAAGGTCTTGGCCCATTTTGCAGTTTCTTGCCTGCAAGCCTCGTAGGCATCTTCTAGATTCAAAGAAGGCTGCGCCAAAATTAGAAGTTTGTAAGTTTTTTAGTGTGCATTAATCTTTGGATTAGCAATTTAAATAGATTGCTATTTATACATTAAGACTAAGAAGAACCTATGTCAGTCGAGATTTGGATTTTTTCTGCACATAGCTTTCCACTTAACACCGCACCTTCCATGGAAGCGAGATATTTTTGCATTGTGTAATCACCGGTTAAGAAAAAGTTGCTTATTGGAGTCTTTTGATCGGGTCTTAAATCTTGGCATCCAGGAACAGCTTTATATACAGATTTTGGTGTTTTTATTACTTTATATTTTCGTAATTTAGCTTGATTCTCCCCTGAAAAATGAATGGGAAAGAGTTTGGTCAATTCTTGCATTGTTGCATCAATTATTTCCTCATCTTTGCGACCGATCCAATCTTTTGCTGGAGCAAAAACTAATTCAAGCATTGAACGATTTGGATCTTCATATTCTTTACAAGTTATGCTCATGTCGGCATAGACACTCAAAAGAGGAGATCTGCTGAATAATAAGTGATCAATATTTGTAAGTTTTCGATCGAACCATAGAT is a window of Prochlorococcus marinus str. MIT 0917 DNA encoding:
- a CDS encoding phytoene synthase; translation: MAQPSLNLEDAYEACRQETAKWAKTFYLGTMLLPPAKRKAIWAIYVWCRRTDELMDSVEAQKKSKKELSDRLNKWEDKTKRVFAGNSEDDLDAVLNDTLQKFPQSIQPYIDMIEGQRMDLDKTRYKTFEELELYCYRVAGTVGLMTQGVIGIDAAYKSNPNFPTPETSKAAIALGIANQLTNILRDVGEDRGRGRIYLPLEDLEKFNYSEEDLMNGKINENWKALMSFQLARAREWFLKSEEGIKWLSIDARWPIWTSLTLYSGILNSIEKLDYDVFNNRAYVKGWVKAVNLPISYLKTIYDEKYKLRTLIN